GACTCGTAGGCGTCCAGGGCCCGCTGGTAGTCGGCGTTGGCCCCCGCCTCGAGCTCGCGCCCGGCCATCTCCAGGTCGAGCTCCTGCAGCTCGACCCCCAGCGCGGTGACGTCCTCGTCGACCAGCCGCCGGACGGGAGCGAGCTCCGCCGCGGCCCGCTCCTCGGCGCGCCGGCGCGAGGAACGGGACGTCGCTGCCACCACACCCACGGCAGCCACCACGACGAGCACCAGGAGGAGGTATTCCATGGCCCAAGCGTACGCGGCGCGGGAAGGGCCGTCACCGGACCGCAAGGTGGCCGCGGCCATCCCCCCGACGCCCGCGGCCACCTGTCACGACTCCCCCGGGCCGGCCTGTCCCCCGATCGGGCCGGCTCTGGCGAGCGTTGCCCCAACTCTCCCCCGACTCGGGACCTTCGGACATCGGTAGTCCTACGTAATCGCGTCAGCAGTACCGATAGGTTCTGCAGGGTGCTGACACCGTGTCTCGGACGATCCAGGGCCAGGAGCGCTCTGGAGTCCGCGCTGGTGTCCTCGCGCTGGGTCAGCCTCGTGGGGCCGCCTGGCTGCGGCAAGACCTTCCTGCTCAGGCACACGCTGGCCGACCACGAGCGCGTCGCCTGGGTCAACGCCGCGGGCCTGCGCAGCAGCGACGAGGTGCTGGCCGCGTGCCTGCGCGAGCTCGACGCGGAGTCCGCCCCCGGCGACAGCGCCGAGGGAGCCCTGGGCCGCGCCCTGGACGGGAGCGGGTCGGTCCTGGTGGTCGACGGCCTCGAGCTCGAGCACGAGGACCTCGGCCCGCTGCTCCAGGAGGTGGTGGAGGCGACCAGCGGCGGCCGGCTCGCCGTGACCGCCCGGGCCTCCTCGGGCCAGGCGCATGAGCGGGTCCTCCGCCTCGGCCCGCTGCCGGTCCCCGGCCGGGGCGACCCGCTCACCGGGCCCGCGGTCGAGCTGCTGACCGCCCGGGTGGCCGCCGCCGGCGGACGCACCGAGGACCTGCTGGCACACCCCGACGCCGTACGCCGCCTCCTGCGCGCGACCGGCGGGCTGCCGCTGATCATCGAGCAGACCGCGGTGCAGATCGCGCTGCTCGGCGCGGCCAACGCCGCCCCCGCGACCACCCTGTCCACCGCCGTCCAGGCCTCCTACGACCTGCTCCGCCCGCAGCAGCAGCGGTGCTTCCGCCGGCTGGCCCAGGTGCCGTTCCCGATCTCGATCGACGTCCTCGCCGCGATCACCGAGGTCGACCGGGGCTGCACCGGCGAGCTGGCGGCCGCCCTGGTCCGTCGCAGCCTGGTGGAGCTGCTGCCGGACGGCCGCTTCGACATGCTCTCCCCCATCCGTCAGCACGGCGCCTCCCTGGGCGAGGAGCACGGCGACGGCCCCGCCACCCGCCGGGCGCTGGTCGCGTGGGCCGACTCCGTCGCCCCCGAGGACACCAACTTCGGCGCGGGGGACGCGCCCTGGTTGCGCGACCTGCCGGCGATGCGGGCGGCGATCCAGGCCGCGGCCTCCGAGCCGGAGACACGGGACCTGGGCTACGAGCTGGCCAACCGGGTCTTCTCCTCCCTCTACACCGCTATGCGCGCCCGTGAGGCGGTGGAGATCCTGGAGGGGGTCCTGGTCAGTGGTGACGGTCCGGGGGCGATCGGCGCCCAGGTGGCCCGCCGCGCCGGCATCGCCGCCTCCGAGGTGCGCGGCACCTACGAGGGGCTGTGGCTGCTCGACCGTGCCGACGAGCACGCCCGGGCCGCGACGGACCCGGGGCTGGAGCTGGCGCGCACCGCCTCCATCCGGGCGGAGATGCACCTGGACGCCGGCGACTTCACCCGCGCCCGGCAGGAGGCACGCCGGGCGATCGAGCTCGACCCCAGCGGCCGCTCCATCGTCCGGCAGGCCACCCGCACCCTGGTCGACGTCCTGGTGGCGCGCGGCGAGCTCGCCGAGGCCGCGACCCTGGCGGCCCGGATCATCCCCACCCACGACGGCAACGAGGAGCGCTGGATCAGCCTCTCCGCCCGCACCCTGCTCGGCCGGGTCGCTCTGGAACGAGGCCGCCTGGCAGAGGCTGAGGCCGCGGCGCGCACCGCCATCGCGGAGTCCCGCCAGCTCGCCGAGGACCGGGTACGCCTGCTGGCCGAGACCCTGCTGCGGCAGGTCGACCCCTCGGCGCCGGTGACCACGGTCGACCGCGAGGTCCTCCCCTGGGCGGTGCGGCTCCCGGTCCTGGCCCAGGACGCACGGGACCTGCTGGAGGCCGGCGACGCCTCGCACGCCGCCGGCCTGGCGGCCGACGTGGTGGTCCTGGCCGACGGCAGTCAGCTCGGCCGCGACGGCGTCGAAGCCCGCCTCATGCTCGCTCACGCCCTGCTCGCCGAAGGCGACCTCGTGCAGGCTGCGCACACCTTCCTGGCCGCGCTGGAGCGGGCCGCCAGCATGCCGATGCCGCTGCGGGTCGCCGACGCCCTGGACGGGCTCGCCGGGCTCGCGGAGGAGACCGGGCAGCCCGAAGCCCCGTACCTGGCCGCCGCCGCGGCACAGATCCGTCAGCACCGCCAGGCGGCCGCGTGGGGGCTCACCGCCCGGCGCCGGCCGACGCCGGCCCGCACGTTCCCCGCCGGGTGGCTCGAGCAGGGCCACCTCACGCCCGCCGGGGTCGCGGAGGTCGCGGACCTGGTGCTGGGCCGGTCGGCTCCTGTCCCGTCCAGCGGGGCGTCGCCGACCTCCTCGGCGCTGGCCGCGCTGACGAAGGCCGAGCTCATCGTGGCCGAGCGGGTCGCCGACGGGTTGACCAGTCGGCAGATCGCCGAGGAGCTCTTCGTCTCCCCGCGCACGGTGGACACCCACCTGACGCACATCTACCGCAAGCTGGACATCAACACCCGGGCTCGGCTGGCCGCGATCGTGACCGACGCGCGGCGCTGATCCCAGCCCGGGCGTCGGTCACGACCAGGAGCGCGGATCAGGAGTAGTCGTGGAAGCCGCGGCGGGTCTTGCGACCCAGGTGCCCGTCGGCGACGACCGTCTCCAGCATCGGGGCGGGCGCGAACCCCGGGTGCTTGAACTCGGCGTGCAGCTCCTTCTGGATGGCCAGCGAGACGTCGTTGCCGACGACGTCGAGCAGCTCGAAGGGCCCCATCGGGAAGCCCGCCTGCTCCTTGATCGCGGTGTCGATCGTGGTCATGTCCGCCTGGCCGCTCTCGAGCATCTTCACCGCGTCGTTGAGGTACGGGAAGAGCAGCGCGTTGACGATGAACCCGGCCCGGTCGCCGCAGGAGACCGCGACCTTCCCGACCTTGGCGCACAGCGCCCGGACGCTCTCGTCCACGTCGGCGTCGGTGAGCTCGGTGGTGACCACCTCGACCAGCTTCATCACCGGCGCCGGGTTGAAGAAGTGCATGCCGATGACCCACTCCGGACGCGACGTCGCAGCGGCACAGGCGGAGATGGGCAGCGAGGAGGTCGTGGTCGCGAGGATCGTCCCCGGCTTGCAGATCCGGTCCAGGTCACCGAAGAGCTCGGTCTTGATCGCCAGGTCCTCCGCGATCGCCTCGACCACGAGGTCGACGTCCGCCAGGGCCTCGCGCTCGGTCGCGCCGGTGAGCCGGCCGAGCACGTCGCCCTTGGTCGCCTCGTCGAGCTTGCCGCGCGAGATCGCCTTGTCCAGCGACTTGGCGATCAGCGCGAGCACCCCGTCGAGCTTCTCCTGGCTGCGGCCGACGAAGACCACGTCGTAGCCGCTCTTGGCGAAGACCTCCACGATGCCCGAGGCCATCGTGCCGGTGCCGACCACGCCGACCGTGCGGATCTCGTGCCGCAGCTGCGGCTCCGCGGAGACGGCAGCCCCGTCCTGGGACTCCACCGTGCCACCGCCCGCGGCGACCAGGCTCTCCAGCAGGCCCGCCGGCCGGTGCAGCTCGTCCCCGGAGTCGGCGTACATCGCGGCCAGCTGGTCCCGGACGCTCTCCAGGCCCAGCTCCTCGACGGTGCTCAGGGGGCCCTGGGGGTAGCCGCAGCCGAAGCGCATGGCCGCGTCGATGTCGGCGCGCGAGGCGTAGCCCTCGGCGAACATCCGGAGCGCGTGGTTCAGGTAGGGCAGGACCAGCGTGCTGCTGATCTGCTCGTGGGAGGCGGCGGTCTCAGTCATGGCGGCATGATGACACGCACCTACTGGCCAGTAGCGATGAATCACCTGGTGGACGGAGATCACTGCCACCTATTGTCCGATAAACGAACATAGTCGACGATGGCCCACACTTTTGTGCCGCCTCACCTGCCCGCGCCGGGCTCCCGGACCAGGGCGGGTAGATTGCACGCCCGTGAGACTCGTCGTTGCCACCTGCCAGGTCGACTACGCCGGTCGGCTGACCGCCCACCTGCCGATGGCCACCCGGGTCCTGATGCTGAAGTCCGACGGCTCGGTGCTGGTGCACAGCGACGGCGGCTCCTACAAGCCGCTGAACTGGATGTCGCCGCCGTGCACGGTGCGCGAGGGCACCACGGAGGTCGACGGCGAGCCGCGGCTGGAGTGGACGGTGACCGGGAAGAACGGCGACACCCTGCGGATCCTGATCGAGGAGGTGCACCACGAGTCCACCCACGAGCTCGGCATCGACCCCGGCCTGGTCAAGGACGGGGTGGAGAAGCACCTGCAGGAGCTGCTCGCCGAGCACCCGGAGACCCTCCAGGACGGCCTGACCCTGGTACGCCGGGAGTTCCCCACCGCCATCGGTCCGGTGGACCTGATGTGCCGGGACCGGGACGGTCTCAGCGTGGCGGTGGAGATCAAGCGCCGCGGCGACATCGACGGCGTCGAGCAGCTGACCCGCTACCTCGAGCTGCTCAACCGCGACCCTCTGCTCACCGCCAAGGGGCCGGTCCGCGGTGTCTTCGCGGCCCAGGAGATCAAGCCCCAGGCGCGGGTGCTCGCCACCGACCGCGGCATCGCCTGTGCGGTGGTCGACTACGACGCCCTGCGTGGGATGGACGACGCGGAGCACCGGCTCTTCTGAGCTCCGGGCGGCCGGCCGCCGGGTCAGGCCGCGGTCTTCTTGGGGGACTTGCTCTTCTTGCTCCCCTTGACCGGCTTGTCCTCGACCCGGACCAGGCGACGCTTGTGCACGGTGAAGCCCTCGGGCAGCGTGCCCTCCTTGAGCATCCGCAGGGGGCAGCGGCCGCAGCGGTCCTTGGACTCGCAGCACTTCTTCTTGGGCAGGCGCGCCACGGACTCGTCGGCCCGCTTCTGCTTGCTCTTCCCCATGCCCCCGACGGTAGCAGAGAGAAGGGTTGCCTAACCTCACCTGCGCGAACCGTCTCAGGTCCGCGCAGGTGAGCCCGGTGCGTCAGTCCAGGTCGTTCGCGCGCCGGATCACGTCGACGATGCCGTCCATGATCTCGGTGAGCCCGAAGTCCTTGGGCGTGTAGACCGCCGCAACACCCGCGGAGATCAGCGCCTTGCCGTCGGACTCAGGAATGATCCCGCCCACGATCACCGGCAGGTCGCCGAGGCCGGCCTCGCGCAGCCCCTCGAGCACGGCCGGGACCAGCTCCATGTGCGAGCCCGAGAGGATCGAGAGCCCCACGCAGTGCACGTCCTCGGCCACGGCCGCGGCGACGATCTGCTCCGGGGTGAGCCGGATCCCCTGGTAGACCACCTCGAACCCCGCGTCGCGGGCCCGGACGGCGACCTGCTCGGCGCCGTTGCTGTGACCGTCGAGCCCCGGCTTGCCGACCAGCAGCCGCAGCCGGCCGCCCAGCTCCTCCCCCGTCGCCGCGACCCGGTCGCGTACCGCGGTCAGCTCGTCGCCCGCCTCGGCCACGCCGACGGCCCCGGTCACACCGGTGGGGGCGCGGAACTCGCCGAACACCTCGCGCAGCGTGCCCGCCCACTCCCCCGTGGTGACACCCGCCCGGGCCGCGGCCAGCGTGGCCTCCATCAGGTTCTTGTCGGTCTTGGCGTCGGCGGCCAGACGCTGGAGCGCCTCGGCCACCTCGGCCTCGTCGCGCCCCGCCTTCCACGCCCGCACGCTGTCCAGCGCGGCCTGCTCGGCTGCCGGGTCCGCGGTCTGGATGGCGCCGTCGAGGTCCGCGGTCAGCGGGGAGGGCTCGGTGGTCTCGAACTTGTTGACCCCGACGATCACCTCGTCGCCGGCCTCGATCCGGGCCCGGCGCGCGGCGTGTGCCGAGACCAGCTCGGACTTCATGTAGCCCGACTCGACGGCCGCGATGGCGCCGCCCATCGCCTGCACCCGGTCCATCTCGGCCCGGGCACCGGCGACCAGCTCGGCGACCTTCGCCTCGATCACGTGGCTGCCGTCGAAGATGTCCTCGTACTCCAGCAGGTCGGACTCGAAGGCGAGCACCTGCTGCAGGCGCAGCGACCACTGCTGGTCCCAGGGCCGCGGCAGGCCGAGCGCCTCGTTCCAGGCCGGCAGCTGCACGGCCCGGGCGCGGGCGTTCTTGGAGAGCGTGACGCCGAGCATCTCCAGCACGATCCGCTGCACGTTGTTCTCCGGCTGGGCCTCGGTCAGCCCCAGCGAGTTGACCTGGACGCCGTAGCGGAAGCGCCGCATCTTGGGGTCCTGGACGCCGTAGCGCTCCCGGGTGATCTCGTCCCAGAGCTGGACGAAGGCCCGCATCTTGCAGGTCTCCTCCACGAACCGCACCCCGGCGTTGACGAAGAAGGAGATCCGCCCGACGACGCGCTCGAAGTCGGCCTCGGAGACCTGGCCGCTCTCCTGCACCTGGTCGAGGACGGCGATGGCGGTGCACAACGCGTACGCCAGCTCCTGCGCCGGCGTCGCCCCGGCCTCCTGCAGGTGGTAGCTGCAGATGTTGATCGGGTTCCACTGCGGGATGTTGTTGACGGTGTAGGCGATCATGTCCGCCGTCAGGCGCAGCGAGTGCTCGGGCCCGAAGACGTAGGTCCCCCGGGACAGGTACTCCTTGATGATGTCGTTCTGGGTGGTCCCGGCGAGCTGGGCGGCCACCTCGGTGGGCTCGAGCTCGGGGTTCTGCTCCTCCGCCACCACCTGGTACATCGCCAGCAGCCACATCGCGGTGGCGTTGATGGTCATCGAGGTGTTCATCGCGGTGAGCGGGATGTCCTCGAACAGGCGCCGCATCTCGCCCAGGTGCGGCACCGGCACGCCCACCTTGCCGACCTCGCCCCGGCTCAGCGGGGAGTCCGGGTCGTAGCCCGTCTGGGTCGGCAGGTCGAAGGCGACCGACAGACCGGTCTGACCCTTCGCCAGGTTGTTGCGGTAGAGCGCGTTGGACGCCGCGGCGGTCGAGTGGCCGGCGTAGGTGCGCATCACCCAGGGACGGTCCTTGGCGTGCTGGGGCTCAGTCATAGGAGGATGCTACGACCACCTCACGCGCGTGCGCGCGCAGTCTCGCTCCTCCGGCGCTCAGGCCGTGACCGCGCCCCGCTCGACCTCCACGACCCGGATCAGCCGCGAGACGTGGAGCATCCGCCGGACCGCGGGACCGCACCCGCGCAGCGTGAGCCGATGACCGTCCCGGACCGCCTGGCGCGTGGCCACCGCGAGCAGCCTCAGGGCCGTGACGTCCACCGAGCGGACGCCGGAGAGGTCCACGACCACGTCCTGGTCCCGGTACTGCTCCAGGTGCCGGTACACCGCGTCGCGCACCTCCCAGGTGCTGCGTACGTCGAAGTCCCCGCTCAGCACCAGCGTCGCACCCTCCGCCATGATCTCCATGGTCACCCCTTTCCCGGCGCCCGATCGCCGGTTGCTGGAGCCGTCCCGGGAACCGCGCCCCCGGTCACCGCCCACTCAGCAATGTGAACTCAATCACCTAGACGTGTTCGTACCCTGTTTGGGTTGTCCGCCGCCACCAAGTAATTTCGTCGGCGGAACTCCCCGTCCGATTACCGACCAGACATCCCCGATCTCGGGCGATACTGGGACGGACGAGGCGTATGTGACAGTGCCCTCTCAGGTGTTCGGGACCGCACTTCGCGCAGGTACGCTCAACGCCATGGTCAACCTCACCCGCATCTACACCCGCACCGGCGACGCCGGCTCGACCCGTCTCGGAGACATGAGCGAGACCTCCAAGACCGACCTTCGACTGGCGGCGTACGCCGACGTCGACGAGGCGAACGCGGCGATCGGCGTCGCGCTGGCCGCAGGCGGGCTGGACGAGCCCGTCCAGCGGGTGCTGACCCGGATCCAGAACGACCTCTTCGACGTCGGCGCCGACTTCTGCACCCCCGTCGTCCCCGACCCCGAGTACCCGCCGCTGCGCATCGAGCAGGAGTACGTCGACCGCCTGGAGGCGTGGTGCGACGAGTTCAACGCCGACCTGCCCAACCTCCGCTCGTTCATCCTCAACGGGGGCACCCCGGGAGCGGCGTACCTGCACCTGGCCCGCACCGTCGCTCGCCGCGCGGAGCGCTCCGCCTGGGCGGCCTGGGCCGAGCACGAGGAGACGATGAACGTGCTGGCCATCAAGTACCTGAACCGGCTCTCGGACCTGCTCTTCATCCTGGCCCGGCACGCCAACACCGCCCAGGGCGACGTGCTGTGGGTGCCGGGGGGCGAGCGCGACTGAGGCGGAGGGCCCGGCCGGTCAGCGGACCGGCCGGAGGTCCCAGTTCGTCCCGGGCGGTCCCGCCTCGAGCCATGCCTGGAAGCCCATGAGGGACGAGGGGCTCATCGCCAGCTCGACCGTCCCCTGCGTGGTGCTGCAGGAGACCACGACGTGGTCGGCGTAGAGCGACACCTGCTCCGCACCCTCGGTCCGGCGCTGCCCGGCGTAGCTGATGTGGTCGCGCTGCCAGACCTGAGAGGGACGCGGCGAGAGGGAGAAGATCCGGAACCACTCGAGCGAGTCACCGGTGTAGCGGCCCATGCCGAGCACCCAGCCCCGGCCCTGCCGGTCCGTGCTGCGCGCGCGGTAGCTGAGCTCGAACGTGCCTCCGTGCCGCGAGAGCGTCCGCCGTCGCACCACCAGCGCGATCCCGTAGCACAGCACCAGGAGCAGCAGGACGCCCACGACGTCCAGCGCCACGAGCCAGGCCGGCATCCCACCTCCTTGCGGGGGCTGTACCCCGTCGTCTTGCTGGACCAAATGCAGCAGGGTGAGCACACCGGTCACCCGTGCGTGCTCACCCTACTGGGACGTACTTCGGCTCCGTCAGGAAGCCCTCTCCACCGCGCGGATCCGAGCCTCGGCGCGACGCACGGCCTCGGCCGCCTCGTCGTCGTTCTCGCCGGCGGACTTGGCCCGCTCGTAGTCCTGGCGTGCCTTCTCCAGGTCGATCTCGTGGGAGAGCTCGATGCGCTCCGACAGGATCGAGACCCGGTTGTCGGCCACCGACAGGAAGCCGGAGTCGACAGCCGCGACCCACGTCTCTCCCTCGGCGGTCTGCACGTCGACGACGCCCTCGATGATCAGCGCCAGCATCGGGGCGTGGCTCGGCAGGATGCCGACGTCACCCTCCGTGGTCCGGGCGATGACCATCTTCGCCTGGCCCGACCACACGAGGCGGTCGGCGGCGACGAGCTCAACCTGCAGCAGCGAGTCAGCCATCAGAGGTTCTTCTGGATCTCGGCCCACTTGGCCTCGACGTCGTCGAGACCGCCGCACATGAAGAACGCCTGCTCGGCCACGTGGTCGTAGTCACCGTCGGCGATCTTGTTGAACGCCTCGATGGTGTCCTTGACCGGGACGGTCGAGCCCTCGATGCCGGTGAACTGCTTGGCCACGTAGGTGTTCTGGGACAGGAACCGCTGGATGCGGCGCGCCCGGGACACGATGACCTTGTCCTCCTCGGACAGCTCGTCGACACCGAGGATGGCGATGATGTCCTGGAGCTCCTTGTTGCGCTGCAGGATCTGCTTGATCCGGATGGCGCAGTCGTAGTGCTCCTTGCCGATGTACTGCGGGTCGAGGATCCGCGACGTCGAGGTCAGCGGGTCCACGGCCGGGTAGATGCCGAGCGACGCGATCTCACGGGAGAGCTCGGTCGTGGCGTCCAGGTGCGCGAACGTGGTCGCCGGCGCCGGGTCGGTGTAGTCGTCGGCCGGCACGTAGATCGCCTGCATCGAGGTGATCGAGTGACCACGCGTCGAGGTGATCCGCTCCTGGAGCTGACCCATCTCGTCGGCCAGGTTGGGCTGGTAGCCCACCGCGGACGGCATCCGGCCGAGCAGCGTCGACACCTCGGAGCCGGCCTGGGTGAACCGGAAGATGTTGTCGATGAACAGGAGCACGTCCTGCTGCTGCACGTCGCGGAAGTACTCCGCCATGGTCAGCGCGGCGAGGGCGACCCGCAGACGCGTGCCCGGCGGCTCGTCCATCTGGCCGAAGACGAGGGCGGTCTGGCCGATGACGCCGGCCTCCTCCATCTCGACGATGAGGTCGTTGCCCTCACGGGTGCGCTCACCGACACCGGCGAACACCGAGACGCCGCCGTGGTCCTTGGCGACGCGGGCGATCATCTCCTGGATGAGGACGGTCTTGCCGACGCCCGCACCACCGAACAGGCCGATCTTGCCACCCTGCACGTACGGGGTGAGCAGGTCGATGACCTTGATGCCGGTCTCGAACATCTGGGTCTTCGACTCGAGCTGGTCGAACGCGGGCGCCTTGCGGTGGATGCCCCACCGCTCCTTGACCTCGAGGGTCTCGCCCTCGGCCAGGTTCAGGCAGTCACCGGTGGTGTTGAACACCCGGCCGAGCGTCACGTCGCCGACGGGGACCGAGATCGGGCCCCCGGTGTCGGTGACCTGCGCGCCGCGGACCAGGCCGTCGGTCGGCTTCATCGAGATGGCACGGACCATGCCGTGCCCGATGTGCTGAGCGACCTCGAGGGTGATGGTCTGGGTCTGGTCACCCAGGGTCAGGTCGACCTTGAGCGCGTTGTAGATCGCCGGCATCGCGTCGGTCGGGAACTCGATGTCCACGACCGGGCCGATGACGCGCGAGATCCGTCCGATGCCGCCGGCTGCGCCGGTGGCGTTCGTCTCTTCCACAGTGGCAGTCATTCTTCTCACTCACTCCCGGCGTTGGCGTCGGCGAGGGCGTTGACGCCACCGACGATCTCGCTGATTTCCTGGGTAATGCCAGCCTGGCGTGCCTGGTTGGCGATTCGCTTGTACTTCTTGATGAGCTCGTCCGCGTTGTCGGTCGCCGACTTCATCGCCTTCTGCCGTGCGGCCAGCTCGGAGGCGGCCGCCTGCAGGAGGGCGAAGTAGATCCGGCTCTGGACGTAGCGCGGCAGCAGGGCGTCCAGCACCTCCGAGGCCGAGGGCTCGAACTCGTAGAGGGGCAGCAGCTCGACGTGCGAGCCCGGCTCCCCGCCCTCGACGACCTCCAGCGGCAGCATGCGCACGGCCTGCGGCTCCTGGATGAGCATCGAGCGGAACCGGGTGAAGACCACGTGCACCTCGTCGACCGGCTTCGCCACGTCCCCGTCGGCGTCGGGATCCTCGTTGAGGAACGCCCCGATCAGGGTGGCGCCGATCTCGGCGGCCGCGTCGTAGGTCGGCTGGTCCGAGAAGCCGGTCCAGGCCTGCGCCACCTCACGCTGGCGGAACTTGTAGTAGCCCTCCGCCTTGCGACCGGTGACGTAGAGGTCGACCTCCTTGCCCTCCTCGCGGAGCCGCTCGACGAGGCGCTCGGCCTCCTTGAGCACGTTGGAGGAGTACGCCCCGGCGAGGCCGCGGTCGCTGGTCACGACCAGCACCGCAGCCCGCCGGGCCTCCGCCGGCTCGGTGGTGAGCGGGTGGTCGACGTTGGAGAACGTCGCCACCGCCGAGACCGCACGAGTCAACTCCCGGGCGTACGGCGCGGCCGACTGGGCCCGCTGCTGCGCCTTGATGATCCGAGACGCGGCGATGAGCTCCATGGCACGCGTGATCTTCTTCATCGACTCCGTCGACTTGATCCGCGCGCGGTACTCGCGTACCGAGAGAGCCATGCCTCAGCCCCGCTTCTGCTTGACGATCTGCTCCTGCTCGACGTCCTCGTCCTCGAGAGCGACGTGCTCCTCCTTGCCGGCCTTGATCGACTGGCCGTCCGAGGTCTCGAACTGGTCGAGGAAGGAGTCGTAGGCCGACGCCAGCTGCGACTCGGTCGAGTCCTCGAACTTCTGGGTCTCGCGGATGCCCGCGAGGATGCCCTCGTGCGAGCGGCGCAGGTAGTCGAGGAACTCGGTCTCGAAGCGCAGCACGTCGTCGGTGGGCACCTTGTCCAGGCGACCCGACGTACCGATCCACAGGGAGACGGTCATCTCCTCCAGCGGGTACGGCGAGTACTGCGGCTGCTTGAGCAGGGCCATCAGGCGCTGACCGCGGTCGAGCTGCTGACGCGAGGCGGCGTCGAGGTCCGAGGCGAACATCGCGAACGCCTCCATGGCCCGGAACTGGGCCAGGTCGACCTTGAGCGAGCCGGTGACGGCCTTCATCGCCTTGGTCATCGCCGAGCCACCCACGCGCGAGACCGAGACACCCACGTCGATCGCCGGGCGCTGGTTGGCCGCGAACAGGTCGGACTGCAGGAAGATCTGGCCGTCGGTGATCGAGATGACGTTGGTCGGGATGAACGCCGAGACGTCGTTGGCCTTCGTCTCGATGATCGGCAGGCCGGTCATCGAGCCCTTGCCCATCTCGTCGGAGAGCTTGGCGCAACGCTCGAGCAGCCGCGAGTGCAGGTAGAAGACGTCACCCGGGTAGGCCTCACGGCCCGGCGGGCGGCGCAGCAGCAGCGACACGGCGCGGTAGGCCTCCGCCTGCTTGGTCAGGTCGTCGAAGACGATGAGGACGTGCTTGCCGTCGTACATCCAGTGCTGGCCGATGGCCGAGCCGGTGTACGGCGCCAGGTACTTGAAGCCGGCCGAGTCGGACGCCGGGGAGGCCACGATGGTCGTGTACTCCAGGGCACCGGCCTCCTCGAGGGCGCCACGCACGGAGGCGATGGTCGAGCCCTTCTGACCGATGGCGACGTAGATGCAGCGGACCTGCTTGTCCGGGT
The window above is part of the Nocardioides campestrisoli genome. Proteins encoded here:
- a CDS encoding helix-turn-helix transcriptional regulator; protein product: MSSRWVSLVGPPGCGKTFLLRHTLADHERVAWVNAAGLRSSDEVLAACLRELDAESAPGDSAEGALGRALDGSGSVLVVDGLELEHEDLGPLLQEVVEATSGGRLAVTARASSGQAHERVLRLGPLPVPGRGDPLTGPAVELLTARVAAAGGRTEDLLAHPDAVRRLLRATGGLPLIIEQTAVQIALLGAANAAPATTLSTAVQASYDLLRPQQQRCFRRLAQVPFPISIDVLAAITEVDRGCTGELAAALVRRSLVELLPDGRFDMLSPIRQHGASLGEEHGDGPATRRALVAWADSVAPEDTNFGAGDAPWLRDLPAMRAAIQAAASEPETRDLGYELANRVFSSLYTAMRAREAVEILEGVLVSGDGPGAIGAQVARRAGIAASEVRGTYEGLWLLDRADEHARAATDPGLELARTASIRAEMHLDAGDFTRARQEARRAIELDPSGRSIVRQATRTLVDVLVARGELAEAATLAARIIPTHDGNEERWISLSARTLLGRVALERGRLAEAEAAARTAIAESRQLAEDRVRLLAETLLRQVDPSAPVTTVDREVLPWAVRLPVLAQDARDLLEAGDASHAAGLAADVVVLADGSQLGRDGVEARLMLAHALLAEGDLVQAAHTFLAALERAASMPMPLRVADALDGLAGLAEETGQPEAPYLAAAAAQIRQHRQAAAWGLTARRRPTPARTFPAGWLEQGHLTPAGVAEVADLVLGRSAPVPSSGASPTSSALAALTKAELIVAERVADGLTSRQIAEELFVSPRTVDTHLTHIYRKLDINTRARLAAIVTDARR
- a CDS encoding 3-hydroxyacyl-CoA dehydrogenase NAD-binding domain-containing protein — its product is MTETAASHEQISSTLVLPYLNHALRMFAEGYASRADIDAAMRFGCGYPQGPLSTVEELGLESVRDQLAAMYADSGDELHRPAGLLESLVAAGGGTVESQDGAAVSAEPQLRHEIRTVGVVGTGTMASGIVEVFAKSGYDVVFVGRSQEKLDGVLALIAKSLDKAISRGKLDEATKGDVLGRLTGATEREALADVDLVVEAIAEDLAIKTELFGDLDRICKPGTILATTTSSLPISACAAATSRPEWVIGMHFFNPAPVMKLVEVVTTELTDADVDESVRALCAKVGKVAVSCGDRAGFIVNALLFPYLNDAVKMLESGQADMTTIDTAIKEQAGFPMGPFELLDVVGNDVSLAIQKELHAEFKHPGFAPAPMLETVVADGHLGRKTRRGFHDYS
- the nucS gene encoding endonuclease NucS, with the protein product MRLVVATCQVDYAGRLTAHLPMATRVLMLKSDGSVLVHSDGGSYKPLNWMSPPCTVREGTTEVDGEPRLEWTVTGKNGDTLRILIEEVHHESTHELGIDPGLVKDGVEKHLQELLAEHPETLQDGLTLVRREFPTAIGPVDLMCRDRDGLSVAVEIKRRGDIDGVEQLTRYLELLNRDPLLTAKGPVRGVFAAQEIKPQARVLATDRGIACAVVDYDALRGMDDAEHRLF
- a CDS encoding protein meaA, whose translation is MTEPQHAKDRPWVMRTYAGHSTAAASNALYRNNLAKGQTGLSVAFDLPTQTGYDPDSPLSRGEVGKVGVPVPHLGEMRRLFEDIPLTAMNTSMTINATAMWLLAMYQVVAEEQNPELEPTEVAAQLAGTTQNDIIKEYLSRGTYVFGPEHSLRLTADMIAYTVNNIPQWNPINICSYHLQEAGATPAQELAYALCTAIAVLDQVQESGQVSEADFERVVGRISFFVNAGVRFVEETCKMRAFVQLWDEITRERYGVQDPKMRRFRYGVQVNSLGLTEAQPENNVQRIVLEMLGVTLSKNARARAVQLPAWNEALGLPRPWDQQWSLRLQQVLAFESDLLEYEDIFDGSHVIEAKVAELVAGARAEMDRVQAMGGAIAAVESGYMKSELVSAHAARRARIEAGDEVIVGVNKFETTEPSPLTADLDGAIQTADPAAEQAALDSVRAWKAGRDEAEVAEALQRLAADAKTDKNLMEATLAAARAGVTTGEWAGTLREVFGEFRAPTGVTGAVGVAEAGDELTAVRDRVAATGEELGGRLRLLVGKPGLDGHSNGAEQVAVRARDAGFEVVYQGIRLTPEQIVAAAVAEDVHCVGLSILSGSHMELVPAVLEGLREAGLGDLPVIVGGIIPESDGKALISAGVAAVYTPKDFGLTEIMDGIVDVIRRANDLD
- a CDS encoding STAS domain-containing protein; translated protein: MEIMAEGATLVLSGDFDVRSTWEVRDAVYRHLEQYRDQDVVVDLSGVRSVDVTALRLLAVATRQAVRDGHRLTLRGCGPAVRRMLHVSRLIRVVEVERGAVTA
- a CDS encoding cob(I)yrinic acid a,c-diamide adenosyltransferase; the protein is MVNLTRIYTRTGDAGSTRLGDMSETSKTDLRLAAYADVDEANAAIGVALAAGGLDEPVQRVLTRIQNDLFDVGADFCTPVVPDPEYPPLRIEQEYVDRLEAWCDEFNADLPNLRSFILNGGTPGAAYLHLARTVARRAERSAWAAWAEHEETMNVLAIKYLNRLSDLLFILARHANTAQGDVLWVPGGERD
- a CDS encoding DUF2550 domain-containing protein, with the translated sequence MPAWLVALDVVGVLLLLVLCYGIALVVRRRTLSRHGGTFELSYRARSTDRQGRGWVLGMGRYTGDSLEWFRIFSLSPRPSQVWQRDHISYAGQRRTEGAEQVSLYADHVVVSCSTTQGTVELAMSPSSLMGFQAWLEAGPPGTNWDLRPVR